In one Scomber japonicus isolate fScoJap1 chromosome 6, fScoJap1.pri, whole genome shotgun sequence genomic region, the following are encoded:
- the sidt2 gene encoding SID1 transmembrane family member 2 isoform X4, which translates to MGQEPFKRRPIHNHHHHISIHFERPLDSVGRSRQESLSSVEEDDYDTLDDINSDKNIVRTKKFLCVSDLARKDKRVLSKKYQIYFWNIATIGVFYALPVIQLVITYQTVVNVTGNQDICYYNFMCAHPLGALSAFNNILSNLGYVMLGLLFLLIVLKRDIVHNRALVRNDLNALECGIPKHFGLFYAMGTALMMEGLLSACYHVCPNYTNFQFDTSFMYMIAGLCMLKLYQKRHPDINASAYTAYACLAGVIFFSVLGVVFGRGNTVFWIVFSVIHILATLLLSTQLYYMGRWRFDSGVLRRMVYIIYTDSIRQCSGPMYIDRMVLLVMGNIVNWSLAAYGLIERPNDFASYLLAIAICNLLLYFAFYIIMKLRSGERIKCLALVCILFTAVVWGFALYFFFQGLSTWQKTPAESREHNRDCILLSFFDDHDIWHFLSSIAMFGSFLVLLTMDDDLDTVQRDKIYVF; encoded by the exons GACAGGAGCCTTTCAAACGTCGACCAATCCACAATCACCATCACCACATATCCATCCACTTTG aGCGACCGTTGGACAGTGTTGGACGAAGCAGACAGGAGTCTCTGAGCTCTGTGGAGGAGGACGACTACGACACGCTGGATGACATCAACTCAGACAAAAACATTGTCCGCACAAAG aaatttctgtgtgtgtccgACCTGGCTCGCAAAGACAAAAGGGTCCTCAGCAAGAAATACCAAATCTACTTCTG GAACATCGCCACCATCGGTGTGTTCTACGCCCTGCCGGTCATCCAGCTGGTCATCACCTACCAAACG GTTGTCAACGTTACAGGAAATCAGGACATCTGTTACTACAACTTCATGTGCGCCCACCCACTGGGAGCTCTAAG TGCATTCAACAACATCCTCAGTAACCTGGGCTACGTGATGCTgggactcctcttcctcctcattgtCCTCAAGAGAGACATCGTCCACAACCGAGCCCTGGTCCGCAACGACCTCAACGCACTG GAATGTGGCATCCCGAAGCATTTCGGTCTGTTCTACGCCATGGGAACTGCTCTGATGATGGAGGGCTTGCTCAGTGCCTGCTACCACGTCTGTCCCAACTACACCAACTTTCAGTTCG ACACCTCCTTCATGTACATGATTGCTGGGCTGTGCATGTTGAAGCTGTATCAGAAGAGACACCCAGACATCAACGCGAGCGCTTACACTGCCTACGCCTGCCTGGCCGGAGTCATCTTCTTCTCTGTGCTGGGAGTG GTATTTGGGAGAGGAAACACAGTGTTTTGGATCGTTTTCTCAGTGATCCACATTTTGGCGACTCTCCTCCTCAGTACCCAGCTCTACTACATGGGCAGGTGGAGGTTCG ACTCGGGGGTCCTGCGCAGGATGGTGTACATCATCTACACAGACAGTATCAGGCAGTGCAGTGGACCCATGTACATT GACCGTATGGTTTTGCTCGTAATGGGGAACATCGTGAACTGGTCTTT GGCGGCCTACGGTCTCATAGAGAGACCCAATGACTTCGCCTCCTACCTTTTGGCCATCGCCATCTGTAACCTGCTGCTCTACTTTGCCTTCTACATCATTATGAAG ctgcGGAGTGGTGAGAGAATCAAGTGTCTGGCGTTGGTGTGTATTCTCTTCACTGCTGTGGTGTGGGGCTTCGCTCTGTATTTCTTCTTCCAGGGTCTCAGCACCTGGCAG AAAACTCCAGCAGAGTCTCGTGAACATAACCGGGACTGTATCCTCCTCTCATTCTTTGACGACCACGACATTTggcactttctttcctccatcgcCATGTTTGGATCCTTCCTG GTCCTCCTGACCATGGACGACGACCTCGACACCGTCCAGAGGGACAAGATCTACGTCTTCTAG